A DNA window from Pseudomonas sp. B21-056 contains the following coding sequences:
- a CDS encoding Abi family protein has protein sequence MRPFDKPALSVEQQLELLKQRGLHVANDDRAMRFLEVVTLFRLSPYMRPFQEPDPEHTFKAGSTLKAVVDIYRFDGSLRRITMDAIERVEVAIRATISNHMCPKYGSDWIADASVFYSSYPHPELLRPLREQLNKERNKLRRDIERIKNGRQANGLQQQRIENRMRDNYFRYYGATYAHPELPPAWAVLEELSLGTVSTLFNAIGRSADKKAIAARFNLPFDVLASWLHTLTFIRNCCAHHSRLWNRELSIRPTLPKEWVIPNASADRPQPKQRLYIVLTMLAYLTDLVSPDSQWKLRLAKIMDRQEPAYLRLMGFPDDWTHQQQWCLE, from the coding sequence ATGAGGCCCTTCGACAAGCCGGCCCTCAGCGTAGAACAGCAATTGGAACTGCTAAAGCAACGAGGCCTGCACGTCGCCAACGACGATCGGGCCATGCGTTTTCTCGAAGTGGTCACGCTGTTTCGCCTGAGCCCCTATATGCGTCCCTTCCAGGAACCAGACCCTGAACACACCTTCAAGGCCGGTAGCACCCTGAAAGCGGTCGTCGACATCTACCGCTTCGATGGCTCATTGCGACGCATAACCATGGATGCCATCGAACGTGTCGAAGTCGCCATACGAGCGACTATCAGCAATCATATGTGCCCTAAGTATGGGTCTGACTGGATAGCTGACGCGTCAGTCTTCTACTCGTCATATCCGCATCCTGAGCTATTGCGCCCACTGCGGGAGCAATTGAATAAGGAGCGCAACAAACTCAGGCGTGATATCGAGCGCATAAAAAATGGCCGACAGGCCAATGGGCTCCAGCAACAGCGGATCGAAAACCGCATGCGCGATAACTATTTCCGATACTACGGAGCGACCTATGCCCACCCTGAGCTGCCGCCCGCTTGGGCGGTTCTGGAGGAGCTCAGCCTTGGGACAGTGTCCACCCTCTTCAATGCCATAGGCAGAAGTGCCGATAAGAAAGCTATCGCCGCCAGATTCAATCTGCCCTTCGATGTATTGGCCTCTTGGCTACACACGCTGACTTTCATTCGAAACTGCTGTGCCCATCACTCACGACTATGGAATCGAGAGCTCTCGATTCGACCAACCTTACCCAAGGAATGGGTCATCCCAAATGCATCTGCCGACAGGCCTCAGCCCAAGCAGCGGCTCTACATCGTGTTGACGATGCTGGCCTATCTTACCGACTTGGTCAGCCCGGACAGCCAATGGAAGCTTCGCCTGGCCAAAATCATGGATCGGCAGGAACCGGCTTATTTGAGACTCATGGGGTTTCCAGATGATTGGACACATCAGCAACAATGGTGCTTGGAATAG
- a CDS encoding LysR family transcriptional regulator encodes MDSRTLRNLMRIVQTGSLSAAAEHSCLTVQALAAQLNKVEEQFGFRLFRRSNKGLTLTSQGSELTPFMDQVLVATRQLEEKVTALKKPRQRTLKMALNTTLPAEFNRRMIDRLIAVFPQYQLEFSYAESMENLSKLKNEDFDLAILIGAQQSGFSSITMPDVQVRVVGAHCGNEGDSLGVLGDRFQVRPAEECPYSHSFLRFLDAGLSDYGSSQRMVYSCSETLTLSLITQLDGLGLVSRDAALRNGLTIFPDFEDYLEVRLAVNNPELSGQALHDVVDLALQERTERDIRRRAHRHTEKQVTAEIRT; translated from the coding sequence ATGGATAGCAGAACCCTACGCAACCTCATGCGTATCGTGCAGACCGGCTCGTTGTCGGCGGCGGCGGAGCATTCGTGTCTCACAGTGCAAGCATTGGCGGCGCAGTTGAACAAGGTCGAGGAGCAATTCGGTTTCCGGTTGTTCCGACGTTCGAACAAGGGCCTGACGTTGACGAGCCAAGGCTCGGAACTGACGCCTTTCATGGATCAGGTGCTGGTGGCGACGCGGCAGCTCGAGGAAAAAGTCACGGCGCTCAAGAAACCCCGGCAGCGCACACTGAAGATGGCGCTCAATACCACCCTGCCGGCGGAGTTCAACCGGCGGATGATTGATCGATTGATAGCCGTCTTCCCTCAGTATCAGTTGGAATTCAGTTATGCCGAATCGATGGAGAACCTGAGCAAACTCAAGAATGAAGATTTCGACCTGGCAATCCTGATCGGGGCGCAGCAGAGCGGCTTTTCCAGCATCACGATGCCCGATGTACAGGTGCGGGTGGTCGGCGCCCATTGTGGCAATGAGGGCGATTCCCTAGGCGTGCTCGGCGACCGGTTCCAGGTACGTCCCGCAGAAGAATGCCCGTATTCCCACAGTTTCCTCCGCTTTCTCGACGCGGGGCTGAGCGACTACGGCTCAAGCCAGCGAATGGTGTACTCCTGCAGTGAAACGCTGACGTTGTCGTTGATCACTCAACTCGATGGCCTGGGGCTGGTATCCCGGGACGCGGCTCTGCGCAACGGCCTGACGATTTTCCCGGACTTCGAGGACTATCTCGAGGTACGCCTGGCGGTGAACAATCCCGAATTGTCCGGCCAGGCACTGCACGATGTGGTGGACCTGGCGCTACAGGAACGAACCGAGCGCGATATACGCCGCCGTGCCCACCGCCACACTGAGAAACAGGTTACGGCTGAAATACGCACATAA
- a CDS encoding methyl-accepting chemotaxis protein, translating to MKIRTKIIASGLVSLFFALLLGGIGLWGYHSMTESLVENETSISAMRKHMEADMMHDAIRADVLAALLVSPGDAQGAKEVLEAFDEHSQRMRKVIAENAEAKLPGEVAKAIVELKPQADTYIDKAKQVIGKVLGGAKDMQALRTEFNAAFSALEERNEAVSELIENQAQASRENQDDSIQSSGRWLVVTLLATCVALILLSWSLLKAVLTPLNKIILNTQAISQGDLQRSMGAHGKDELGQLQSVIEQMQANLRQMIATIRSQSDELHGTSRTLGDTARQIVSSADQQAQSATSMAASMEQMMANISQIHQHADSARTISAQSEQLASSGGQVILGVVEGMSRIAEVVNQSSTKITALDASSEDIHSIIQVIKSIAEQTNLLALNAAIEAARAGEAGRGFAVVADEVRNLAARTTQSTQEITAMIERIQTSARDAVSNMQACVSRVDEGVNLAQQAGVSISEIRTGARHAAEVVEEISQTIAEQSKASDEMAQRVESIAAQSRENTLSIHHLQQTANQLNTAAGSMQSSVQQFKI from the coding sequence ATGAAGATCCGTACCAAGATCATAGCTTCGGGGTTGGTCAGTCTTTTCTTTGCTCTTTTGCTCGGCGGTATCGGGTTGTGGGGCTATCACTCCATGACCGAGTCCCTGGTAGAGAACGAGACCAGCATTTCCGCCATGCGCAAGCACATGGAGGCGGACATGATGCACGATGCCATTCGGGCCGATGTGTTGGCCGCGTTGCTGGTGTCGCCGGGGGATGCCCAGGGCGCCAAGGAGGTACTGGAGGCTTTTGACGAGCATTCGCAACGGATGCGCAAAGTGATTGCGGAGAACGCCGAAGCGAAGTTGCCGGGAGAAGTCGCCAAGGCCATCGTCGAATTGAAACCACAAGCCGATACCTACATCGATAAAGCCAAGCAGGTGATTGGCAAGGTGCTCGGTGGTGCAAAGGATATGCAAGCGCTGCGGACTGAGTTCAACGCTGCGTTTTCTGCATTGGAGGAACGCAATGAGGCCGTGAGCGAGCTGATCGAGAACCAGGCCCAGGCTTCTCGCGAGAATCAGGATGACAGCATCCAGTCTTCGGGACGCTGGTTGGTCGTGACCTTACTGGCCACCTGCGTGGCACTGATCCTGTTGTCCTGGAGCCTGCTCAAGGCTGTGCTCACCCCGTTGAATAAAATCATCCTCAATACCCAGGCGATTTCCCAAGGCGATTTGCAACGGTCCATGGGGGCGCACGGCAAGGATGAGCTGGGCCAGTTGCAGAGCGTCATTGAACAGATGCAAGCCAACCTGCGGCAGATGATCGCCACGATCCGCAGTCAGAGTGACGAACTGCACGGCACCTCCCGTACCTTGGGCGACACCGCCCGACAAATCGTCTCCAGCGCCGACCAACAGGCCCAGAGCGCGACCAGCATGGCGGCGAGCATGGAGCAGATGATGGCGAACATCAGCCAGATCCATCAGCACGCCGACAGCGCGCGGACGATTTCGGCGCAGTCCGAACAACTGGCGAGCAGCGGCGGGCAAGTGATTCTCGGGGTGGTGGAAGGCATGAGCCGCATCGCCGAGGTGGTCAATCAGTCCTCCACGAAGATTACGGCGCTGGACGCCTCGTCCGAAGACATTCACTCCATCATCCAGGTGATCAAGAGCATCGCCGAGCAAACCAACCTGCTGGCGCTCAACGCCGCCATCGAGGCCGCTCGCGCCGGGGAGGCAGGTCGGGGCTTTGCCGTGGTCGCCGATGAAGTGCGCAACCTGGCGGCGCGTACCACCCAGTCCACCCAGGAAATCACCGCGATGATCGAACGCATCCAGACCAGCGCCCGGGATGCCGTGTCGAACATGCAGGCGTGCGTCAGCCGCGTGGACGAAGGGGTGAACCTGGCCCAGCAGGCCGGGGTGTCCATCAGCGAAATCCGCACCGGCGCCCGTCATGCCGCCGAAGTAGTGGAGGAAATTTCCCAGACGATTGCCGAACAATCGAAGGCCAGTGATGAGATGGCTCAGCGGGTGGAGTCGATTGCCGCCCAGTCAAGAGAAAACACACTTTCTATTCACCACCTGCAGCAAACCGCCAACCAATTGAACACTGCGGCAGGGTCGATGCAGTCTTCGGTGCAGCAGTTCAAGATCTAG
- a CDS encoding MbcA/ParS/Xre antitoxin family protein yields MATSSITLNAQQQLDSPDAGRIALKFFFNLMELWGCSVEQQRTLLGKIGNTTFYKYKQLPANVRLPRDTLERISYLMGIHKALSIIFSNSRDRAYQWVSSPNAAAPFNGQSALSYMLVGRVVDIADVRRYLDGVRG; encoded by the coding sequence ATGGCTACTTCCTCCATCACCCTCAACGCACAGCAACAACTGGATTCCCCGGACGCGGGTCGAATCGCGTTGAAGTTTTTCTTCAACCTCATGGAGCTGTGGGGCTGCAGCGTCGAGCAACAGCGCACGCTGCTGGGCAAGATAGGAAACACCACCTTCTACAAATACAAGCAATTACCCGCCAACGTCAGGTTGCCTCGCGACACCCTCGAGCGCATTTCCTACCTCATGGGCATCCACAAGGCGCTGAGCATCATCTTCAGCAACAGCCGGGACCGGGCTTACCAATGGGTCAGCAGTCCCAACGCCGCTGCGCCGTTCAACGGTCAATCGGCGCTGTCCTACATGCTGGTTGGGCGGGTGGTGGATATCGCGGATGTGCGACGTTACCTCGACGGAGTGCGCGGCTGA
- a CDS encoding type II toxin-antitoxin system RelB/DinJ family antitoxin has translation MTALLKTTDVRCRIDEDLKERATAVLNACGLSLSEAMRLFLRQVVTTQGLPFEVRIPSEKTARAMAQAREIRRQFDSVDEMLGGADGEAGEKAKAR, from the coding sequence ATGACTGCACTACTTAAAACCACTGATGTGCGTTGCCGCATCGATGAGGATTTGAAGGAGCGTGCCACTGCTGTGTTGAATGCCTGTGGCCTGAGTCTCAGCGAGGCTATGCGTCTTTTTCTCCGTCAGGTAGTGACTACGCAAGGGCTGCCTTTCGAGGTTCGTATCCCTTCCGAAAAAACCGCCCGTGCCATGGCACAGGCGCGTGAAATTCGTCGCCAATTCGACTCTGTTGATGAAATGCTAGGGGGGGCCGATGGCGAAGCCGGAGAAAAAGCTAAAGCGCGCTGA
- a CDS encoding AzlC family ABC transporter permease, whose protein sequence is MSKTSSQPLVVEPQASRTFAEASPVVAGYFTVSFVFGLMAVNAGLPLWLPVAMCLFVYAGASQFAALALISSGASLTTIVLTTFLINARHMLMSVYMAKALRALGLSRFERWCYASGLTDESFAFHSVKLGSGAPVSVRYLIGFNLFCHTSWVLGGLLGAVCAQYAAHLIKYQLDYALTAMMLYVLVSLCNTRNKLIAALAAVVCMGGLSLLGSSPFNVFIATFVGCGVGVCLTKRS, encoded by the coding sequence ATGAGCAAGACTTCCAGCCAGCCGCTGGTGGTCGAACCACAAGCCTCGCGTACTTTCGCCGAAGCCAGTCCGGTGGTAGCGGGTTATTTCACGGTTTCGTTTGTGTTCGGTCTGATGGCGGTCAACGCCGGGCTGCCCTTGTGGTTGCCGGTAGCGATGTGCCTGTTCGTCTATGCGGGTGCTTCGCAGTTCGCGGCGCTGGCGCTGATTTCCAGCGGGGCTTCGCTGACCACCATCGTGCTCACTACATTCCTGATCAATGCGCGACACATGCTGATGTCGGTCTACATGGCCAAGGCCCTGCGTGCGCTGGGGCTCAGTCGTTTCGAGCGTTGGTGCTACGCGTCCGGGCTCACGGACGAGTCGTTCGCCTTCCACAGCGTCAAACTGGGTAGCGGGGCGCCGGTGAGTGTGCGTTATCTGATCGGCTTCAACCTGTTCTGCCATACGTCGTGGGTGCTCGGCGGCTTATTGGGCGCCGTGTGTGCGCAATACGCGGCGCACCTGATCAAGTACCAGCTCGATTATGCCCTGACCGCGATGATGCTCTATGTGCTGGTTTCGCTGTGCAATACCCGTAACAAGCTGATCGCGGCCCTGGCGGCTGTTGTCTGTATGGGCGGGCTGAGCCTGCTGGGCAGTTCGCCATTCAATGTCTTCATCGCCACGTTCGTTGGCTGCGGGGTGGGCGTATGCCTGACCAAACGTTCCTGA
- a CDS encoding GNAT family N-acetyltransferase — translation MDDPEPQVLLRRAMVRDAERMEQFFRGFDEVSFCEWQDARFLRGVLLQETTTAYLAIDASGSVMGAVIGGMLGTRGTINHLAVSPEHRTRGLGQRLVEAASADMKRVGVLRMFLFVDDANLAGKRFWAAQGFCEPRGEITFERDL, via the coding sequence ATGGACGATCCTGAGCCGCAGGTACTGTTGCGCCGAGCGATGGTCAGGGACGCCGAGCGCATGGAGCAGTTTTTTCGCGGTTTCGACGAAGTGTCGTTCTGCGAATGGCAGGATGCGCGGTTCTTGCGAGGGGTGTTGTTGCAGGAGACCACCACGGCGTACCTGGCCATCGATGCCAGTGGCAGCGTGATGGGCGCGGTGATTGGCGGCATGCTCGGTACCCGGGGCACCATCAATCACCTGGCGGTCAGTCCAGAGCATCGCACCCGGGGCTTGGGCCAGCGCCTGGTGGAAGCGGCATCCGCCGACATGAAACGGGTCGGTGTGTTGCGCATGTTCCTGTTCGTCGACGATGCTAACCTGGCCGGCAAGCGTTTCTGGGCGGCCCAGGGGTTCTGCGAACCTCGGGGTGAAATCACTTTCGAGAGGGATTTATGA
- a CDS encoding type II toxin-antitoxin system YafQ family toxin, which yields MAKPEKKLKRADLPKQCAQTPEFKKSWERYKRAGRRDMNEVRAVMVILFLGEQLPAQYRDHALTGNWNGFRECHIGGDFLMIYESARTDLITFVDLGSHAELFE from the coding sequence ATGGCGAAGCCGGAGAAAAAGCTAAAGCGCGCTGACCTGCCGAAGCAATGCGCGCAGACGCCAGAGTTCAAAAAGTCCTGGGAGCGCTACAAGCGCGCCGGACGACGGGACATGAATGAGGTTCGCGCGGTGATGGTGATACTGTTCTTGGGTGAACAGCTACCAGCACAATATCGTGACCATGCTTTAACAGGGAATTGGAATGGCTTCAGAGAGTGTCATATCGGAGGTGACTTCCTGATGATCTATGAGAGTGCGCGAACTGACCTGATTACATTTGTAGACTTGGGTAGCCATGCCGAGTTGTTTGAATAA
- a CDS encoding alpha/beta fold hydrolase has protein sequence MSKLILSVISLALSALSGQSDASMPSMANSHIVVDGATFRSEYANVNGIRMHYLVSGNGERPVLLIHGFPGSWRNWQPLMGRLLRAGYTPIVPDYRGAGETDVSKGGYDKKNMARDLHELVAVLKLERVDIIGHDMGLIVAYAYGAQYPQETKHLILMDGFIPGIPGWEIPYNGNPANGVASKWHFRFFGETALKMIRGQEKNYLDMFFDEFVFKGNPKVDDEVRAALVMDYSRPGRMEAAFKLYSAWVESDANDNQAFAQNKLAVPVLTIGGDHSRGKTLAGQVSHISAQPHSLILQNTGHWVLEEKTQATTQAILDFLQNNQ, from the coding sequence ATGAGCAAGCTTATTCTTTCAGTCATTTCCTTGGCTTTATCCGCACTATCCGGCCAGTCAGACGCAAGCATGCCATCTATGGCGAACAGTCATATCGTCGTTGACGGTGCGACATTCAGAAGTGAGTACGCGAATGTAAACGGTATTCGCATGCACTACCTGGTAAGTGGCAATGGTGAAAGGCCGGTTCTGCTGATTCACGGATTTCCAGGAAGCTGGCGAAATTGGCAGCCGCTCATGGGAAGGCTTCTGCGGGCGGGCTATACGCCCATCGTTCCAGACTATCGTGGCGCCGGGGAGACGGATGTTTCCAAGGGGGGATACGATAAAAAGAACATGGCACGCGACCTCCATGAATTGGTCGCCGTTCTGAAGCTGGAGCGAGTGGATATCATCGGTCACGACATGGGGCTGATCGTCGCCTATGCCTATGGGGCGCAATATCCACAGGAAACCAAACACCTCATCTTAATGGATGGGTTCATTCCGGGAATCCCAGGGTGGGAAATTCCTTATAACGGCAATCCAGCAAATGGTGTTGCCAGTAAATGGCATTTTCGCTTCTTCGGCGAAACAGCTCTGAAAATGATTCGAGGGCAGGAAAAAAATTATCTGGACATGTTTTTTGACGAGTTTGTATTCAAGGGAAATCCCAAAGTTGATGATGAGGTGCGCGCCGCGCTGGTAATGGATTACTCCCGGCCTGGACGTATGGAAGCGGCATTCAAACTGTATTCAGCCTGGGTGGAAAGCGATGCAAATGACAACCAGGCGTTTGCCCAGAACAAACTGGCCGTTCCAGTTCTCACCATCGGCGGAGATCACTCAAGAGGCAAGACGTTGGCCGGGCAGGTAAGCCATATCAGCGCCCAGCCACACTCATTGATATTGCAGAATACAGGGCATTGGGTATTGGAAGAGAAAACGCAGGCTACCACTCAGGCGATTCTGGATTTTCTGCAAAATAATCAATAA
- a CDS encoding RES family NAD+ phosphorylase: MTPPLTDPQWKRAYRIVNSSFPPITLFEDVLDPEDLPTAYALEALTNDRLMEEAGVLSRVRPEDRVSGPGSSPVMAAFTHIGKSSRFSDGTFGVYYAASSQEAAIAETCYHQARFLGATNEPDLELTMRTYVNQVIKPLHDIRHDYPHLHDPDPTAYGPSQVFARQLRETLSWGLLYNSVRLPGHECVAAFRPPAVSIPVQGKHIRYVWSAQKREISFVFEVSRV, translated from the coding sequence ATGACGCCACCGCTGACGGACCCGCAATGGAAGCGCGCCTATCGGATCGTCAATAGCAGCTTCCCGCCGATCACATTATTCGAGGACGTACTCGACCCCGAGGACTTGCCCACGGCCTATGCCCTGGAAGCCCTAACCAATGACCGATTGATGGAAGAGGCCGGCGTGTTGTCGCGGGTCCGTCCTGAAGACCGGGTTTCCGGACCAGGCTCCTCGCCGGTGATGGCGGCGTTCACTCATATTGGCAAAAGCAGTCGTTTCAGCGACGGCACCTTCGGCGTCTACTACGCCGCCAGCAGCCAGGAAGCTGCCATTGCCGAGACCTGCTATCACCAGGCGCGCTTTCTCGGGGCAACCAATGAGCCGGACCTGGAGTTGACCATGCGCACCTACGTCAACCAAGTCATCAAGCCCCTGCACGACATCCGCCACGATTACCCCCACCTCCACGACCCTGATCCCACCGCCTACGGACCGTCCCAGGTATTCGCCCGGCAACTGCGAGAAACATTATCCTGGGGCCTGCTCTACAACAGCGTCCGCCTGCCCGGCCACGAATGTGTCGCCGCATTTCGCCCGCCGGCGGTTTCGATTCCGGTGCAGGGCAAGCACATCCGGTATGTCTGGAGTGCCCAGAAACGGGAGATTTCGTTTGTGTTTGAGGTGAGTCGGGTGTGA
- a CDS encoding ATP-binding protein produces the protein MSSIFQRPELAESMANQLLNPGVLDEGLRSGLFLSGLRRTGKTTFLRSDLIPALEKEGALVIYVDLWSDTLANPATLLQDAIRKTLQQLQTPTSSLLKKLKRASGVDIGAAGFKFGFKLESIGDIGGTTLAQALTEVVDQARTDLVLIVDEVQHAAVSEDGNQMLLALKAVRDAINPRPNTPGYFLFIGTGSHRAQVSELTAKRNQAFSGATSTPYPVLKADYVEYLLNRLANTVSRHKLPSLEIATEAFNTLGNRPEEMLKALRQVLQQDGNPDLFLPVIASTLRSAAANIELEKVEQLGSLAQAIFKKIASTEGDARGIFSADAAAEYSKFVGRDVRIEEIQPVVIALVAENIIMRRGHGIYAITDPFVQEIWREEQALIDAS, from the coding sequence ATGAGCAGCATTTTTCAGCGCCCGGAACTGGCTGAAAGCATGGCAAATCAGCTTCTCAATCCGGGAGTCCTAGATGAAGGTTTGCGCTCAGGCTTGTTTCTATCCGGGCTGCGCAGAACCGGTAAAACCACATTCCTGCGGAGCGATCTGATTCCTGCTCTAGAAAAAGAAGGCGCGCTGGTTATTTACGTGGATCTGTGGAGCGATACCCTCGCCAACCCAGCCACGTTGCTGCAGGACGCTATCCGTAAAACCCTGCAGCAATTGCAAACACCCACGTCTAGCCTGCTTAAGAAGCTCAAGCGCGCCAGCGGCGTTGATATCGGCGCGGCAGGTTTCAAGTTCGGGTTCAAACTCGAGAGTATCGGTGACATCGGAGGCACGACCCTTGCCCAGGCGTTGACCGAAGTTGTCGATCAGGCCCGGACTGATCTGGTGCTGATTGTTGACGAGGTGCAACATGCCGCCGTCTCGGAGGACGGTAATCAGATGTTGCTTGCGCTGAAAGCTGTACGCGATGCGATCAACCCACGACCCAACACGCCGGGATATTTTCTATTTATAGGCACCGGTTCCCATCGAGCCCAGGTCAGCGAGCTCACCGCAAAACGTAATCAAGCATTTTCTGGAGCGACTTCCACACCCTACCCCGTCCTGAAAGCCGATTATGTGGAATACCTTCTGAACCGCCTGGCGAATACCGTTAGCCGACATAAACTGCCCTCGCTGGAAATCGCCACTGAAGCCTTCAATACGCTTGGCAATCGTCCAGAAGAAATGCTCAAGGCGCTTCGCCAGGTACTGCAGCAAGACGGAAATCCAGATCTGTTCTTGCCTGTCATTGCCAGCACTCTACGCTCTGCGGCGGCAAATATAGAACTGGAAAAAGTTGAACAGCTGGGCAGTTTGGCTCAGGCCATTTTCAAAAAAATCGCTTCGACAGAAGGAGATGCTCGCGGCATTTTTTCCGCTGATGCTGCAGCGGAATACTCAAAATTCGTAGGTCGCGACGTCCGTATCGAAGAGATTCAACCCGTGGTGATTGCGCTGGTGGCAGAGAACATCATCATGCGCCGCGGACATGGGATCTATGCGATTACCGATCCGTTCGTTCAAGAGATTTGGCGGGAAGAGCAAGCGTTGATTGACGCGAGTTGA
- a CDS encoding 2OG-Fe dioxygenase family protein yields MIVLNREVGEALRRDKYVNVRGGDFNLYGHFGDFVRLTKSWDNMEPDSYYGQAESGMRFRRYSDFEYNPQTRELKQLEHRAYIQSKANNSYVGGLERHFQDFSNEVINSPVMRSLIDTDFEVYKNVLPQELHDEIWQCQIHQIRIEIKPGKQLEITPEGIHCDGYPFSGVHFWGRHNVAGAESRLYTAQEEQLAATTYEDILDTTFFLDRDMRHYVTPARNVHSHEMAFRQILAISFSRPGTAFDIVR; encoded by the coding sequence ATGATCGTTCTGAACAGGGAAGTGGGCGAAGCGCTACGACGTGACAAATACGTTAACGTCCGCGGTGGAGACTTCAATCTCTACGGTCATTTCGGCGATTTTGTCCGGCTGACCAAAAGCTGGGACAACATGGAACCCGACAGCTATTACGGCCAGGCCGAGTCAGGCATGCGTTTTCGCCGTTACAGCGACTTCGAGTACAACCCCCAGACCCGCGAGCTCAAGCAGCTCGAACACCGGGCCTATATCCAGTCCAAGGCCAACAACAGCTACGTCGGTGGATTGGAGCGGCACTTCCAGGATTTCTCCAACGAAGTGATCAATTCCCCGGTGATGCGCAGCCTGATCGACACGGACTTCGAGGTGTACAAGAACGTCCTGCCGCAGGAACTGCATGATGAAATCTGGCAGTGCCAGATCCATCAGATCCGCATCGAGATCAAGCCGGGCAAGCAACTTGAAATCACCCCCGAAGGGATTCACTGCGACGGGTATCCATTCAGCGGCGTACACTTCTGGGGACGTCACAATGTGGCGGGCGCGGAGAGCCGGTTGTACACTGCCCAGGAAGAACAGTTGGCGGCGACTACCTACGAGGACATCCTCGATACGACCTTCTTCCTCGATCGCGACATGCGTCACTACGTGACCCCTGCTCGCAATGTCCACAGTCATGAGATGGCGTTCAGGCAGATCCTGGCGATCTCCTTCTCGCGGCCCGGGACCGCTTTTGACATTGTTCGCTGA
- a CDS encoding AzlD domain-containing protein: MPDQTFLILVVGLMMAVTFLPRALPLQVNTEHWPPFVARALEYLPVAIVAAISLTPLLIKDQQIQLDRPEFYAAIPTLLCAYFSRNLFLSVAVGTAAYIALGSFL, translated from the coding sequence ATGCCTGACCAAACGTTCCTGATCCTGGTCGTGGGCCTGATGATGGCCGTGACCTTCCTGCCGCGCGCCTTGCCGTTGCAGGTCAACACGGAACACTGGCCACCCTTTGTTGCCCGTGCACTGGAATACCTGCCGGTGGCGATTGTCGCTGCCATCAGCCTCACCCCGTTGTTGATCAAGGATCAGCAGATACAACTCGATCGCCCGGAGTTCTACGCCGCGATTCCGACGCTGTTATGTGCGTATTTCAGCCGTAACCTGTTTCTCAGTGTGGCGGTGGGCACGGCGGCGTATATCGCGCTCGGTTCGTTCCTGTAG
- a CDS encoding DUF3077 domain-containing protein — MPNPLNLKTPGLTPFSFHSDRPLFRIASGVPIGEALSHASDLLHVAKLLAEDAAMIRSTDRYAWASCYLQDMSKAVIDDVVKVLEAPGNHPV; from the coding sequence ATGCCAAACCCGCTGAACCTAAAAACCCCTGGTCTAACCCCCTTCTCCTTCCACTCCGACCGCCCACTCTTCCGCATCGCCAGCGGTGTCCCCATTGGCGAAGCACTGTCCCACGCCTCCGATCTGCTCCACGTTGCCAAACTGCTGGCCGAAGACGCGGCAATGATCCGCAGCACCGACCGCTATGCCTGGGCGTCGTGTTACTTGCAGGATATGAGCAAGGCAGTGATTGATGATGTGGTGAAAGTGCTGGAAGCGCCGGGAAATCATCCGGTTTAG